One Gemmatimonadaceae bacterium genomic window carries:
- the rpsD gene encoding 30S ribosomal protein S4 produces the protein MARYTGPSCRQCRREGQKLFLKGTKCFTEKCPVERRPYAPGQHGQATARRKKLSEYAKQLREKQKIKRMYGISEKQFRNTFERVASFPGITGHNLLAALETRLDNVIYRMGFAPSRKAARQLIRHRHIEVKQRILDVPSYQVRPGEEVRVKQSSRELLLVQAALEQSGRGSSLSWIAVDKESFSGRVLEKPARTAIPLAAQEQLVVELYSK, from the coding sequence ATGGCTCGCTATACCGGTCCCAGCTGCCGCCAGTGCCGTCGTGAAGGCCAGAAACTGTTCCTGAAGGGCACCAAGTGCTTCACGGAGAAGTGTCCGGTGGAACGCCGTCCGTACGCGCCCGGCCAGCACGGCCAGGCGACGGCCCGCCGCAAGAAGTTGTCGGAGTACGCCAAGCAGTTGCGCGAGAAGCAGAAGATCAAGCGCATGTACGGCATCAGCGAGAAGCAGTTCCGCAACACGTTTGAGCGCGTGGCGTCCTTCCCGGGCATCACGGGCCACAACCTGCTGGCGGCGCTCGAGACGCGTCTCGACAACGTGATCTATCGCATGGGATTCGCGCCCAGTCGCAAGGCCGCGCGCCAGCTCATCCGGCATCGTCACATTGAAGTGAAGCAGCGCATTCTCGACGTGCCGTCGTATCAGGTCCGTCCGGGCGAGGAAGTCCGCGTGAAGCAGTCCTCGCGCGAACTGCTGCTGGTGCAGGCGGCACTCGAACAGAGCGGGCGTGGTTCATCGCTCTCCTGGATTGCGGTCGACAAGGAGTCGTTCAGCGGCCGGGTGCTCGAGAAGCCGGCGCGTACGGCCATTCCGTTGGCGGCACAGGAGCAACTCGTGGTGGAGTTGTACTCGAAGTAA
- the rpsK gene encoding 30S ribosomal protein S11 — MATAKKTKRVVEAEGIAHVSATFNNTTITITDMHGNAVSWGSSGKAGFKGSKKSTPFAATVASEQCAREALTAGVRRVHVRVQGPGSGRESAIQALATAGLQVKSIRDVTPIPHNGCRPPKRRRV; from the coding sequence ATGGCTACCGCGAAGAAAACCAAGCGCGTCGTCGAGGCGGAAGGCATCGCCCACGTCAGCGCCACGTTCAACAACACGACCATCACGATCACCGACATGCATGGCAACGCCGTGTCGTGGGGATCGTCCGGCAAGGCCGGCTTCAAGGGGTCGAAGAAGTCCACGCCCTTTGCTGCCACGGTGGCGTCCGAGCAGTGCGCGCGCGAGGCGCTCACCGCCGGCGTGCGCCGGGTGCATGTCCGCGTGCAGGGTCCGGGCTCGGGCCGCGAATCGGCCATCCAGGCGCTGGCGACGGCGGGTCTGCAGGTGAAGTCCATTCGTGACGTCACGCCGATTCCGCACAATGGTTGCCGTCCCCCCAAGCGTCGGAGGGTCTGA
- the rpsM gene encoding 30S ribosomal protein S13 produces the protein MARIAGVDLPREKKVEIGLTYIFGIGRKMAQRILAATGVSPAQRVRDLSDSDVNKLRQELERNHRVEGALRTEVAMNIKRLMDIGSYRGTRHRRGLPVRGQRTHTNARTKKGPRRAIAGKKKVTK, from the coding sequence ATGGCACGTATCGCAGGCGTCGATCTCCCTCGTGAGAAGAAGGTTGAGATCGGCCTCACCTACATTTTCGGCATCGGGCGCAAGATGGCCCAGCGCATTCTCGCGGCCACGGGCGTCAGCCCGGCGCAGCGGGTGCGCGACTTGTCCGACTCCGACGTCAACAAGCTCCGTCAGGAACTCGAGCGCAATCATCGGGTCGAAGGTGCGCTGCGCACCGAAGTCGCGATGAACATCAAGCGCCTGATGGATATCGGCTCGTATCGTGGCACGCGCCATCGCCGGGGCCTCCCCGTGCGCGGGCAGCGGACGCACACGAACGCGCGCACCAAGAAGGGGCCGCGCCGCGCTATCGCGGGCAAGAAGAAGGTGACCAAGTAA
- the rpmJ gene encoding 50S ribosomal protein L36: MKVRSSVKPICEHCKVVKRQGVTRIICKRNPKHKQRQG, from the coding sequence GTGAAAGTTCGTAGCAGCGTCAAGCCGATTTGTGAGCACTGCAAGGTCGTCAAGCGACAGGGCGTGACTCGCATCATCTGCAAGCGCAACCCGAAGCACAAGCAGCGTCAAGGCTAA
- the pyrF gene encoding orotidine-5'-phosphate decarboxylase — protein MTTPTVPIVALDVPDALSARALVSRLGVHCDFYKIGLELFAAEGPAIVEWLRGEGKQVFVDLKLHDIPNTVRAASRSVARHGASLLTVHASGGSDMVQAAVEGAGEGASDPEATCGILGVTILTSLDGASVGAAWGRPPVDVQQEVLRLAGLAQSGGAVGIVCSGHEAAAVHAAYAGTLGLLIPGIRLPGGDRHDQRRVMTPEAAIQAGARWLILGRAVTAAVDPIAAMQSVHAAIRSPSV, from the coding sequence ATGACGACGCCCACGGTGCCGATCGTGGCCCTTGACGTGCCGGACGCGCTGTCCGCTCGCGCGCTGGTATCACGGCTGGGTGTCCATTGCGATTTCTACAAAATTGGACTTGAGCTCTTCGCCGCCGAGGGCCCCGCGATCGTCGAGTGGCTGCGCGGAGAAGGGAAGCAGGTGTTTGTTGACCTCAAGCTTCACGATATCCCCAATACGGTGCGCGCCGCGTCCCGCAGCGTAGCCCGACACGGCGCGTCACTGCTGACGGTGCATGCCTCGGGTGGTTCCGACATGGTCCAGGCCGCCGTTGAGGGCGCTGGTGAAGGGGCGTCCGATCCGGAAGCGACCTGTGGGATTCTTGGCGTAACCATCTTGACGAGTCTGGACGGCGCGTCCGTGGGGGCGGCCTGGGGTCGCCCCCCGGTCGATGTGCAACAGGAAGTCCTGCGCCTGGCCGGACTCGCGCAGTCGGGAGGTGCCGTGGGCATCGTCTGTTCCGGTCACGAAGCGGCCGCCGTCCACGCGGCGTATGCCGGTACCCTGGGGCTGCTGATTCCCGGAATTCGGCTTCCGGGCGGGGACCGTCATGATCAGCGACGCGTGATGACCCCGGAGGCCGCGATCCAAGCTGGGGCTCGCTGGCTGATCCTCGGCCGGGCGGTGACGGCGGCGGTCGACCCGATCGCCGCGATGCAGTCCGTCCATGCGGCGATACGTTCCCCCAGCGTTTGA